The Phaseolus vulgaris cultivar G19833 chromosome 10, P. vulgaris v2.0, whole genome shotgun sequence DNA window AACCATCACCAACTGTCATTCACCCATTTCCTCAGACTCCCACAAGTTGGTTTTGACTTTCCATCCCTGTCATTCTCCCAATCATTTTCAAGATACACATTAGTCAGTATAATAACATAATGAACATTTTTATGTATGTTCAGTGATGGGAGAAATATTCGTGTCATCACTATAGGAATTGCCTTCTGATTGCAGGTGGTGTGTTTGTATTCGTTATCCCACTTTCTGATGCAATGAAggtgaaagaaagaaaatgttgTGATGTTCAACTGGTTTTGAAGTGGAAAAACAAACACTCCAACTATATGAAAGCACCGTGTTAATCCATTTGGCTTGAAACTTTTGACTTGATTAATTTATGCTGATCTTCAATAGTTGTAAACCATACGTTTGgacttcaaaaaaataaaaaaaaatctaagaaaAGAGGTACACAGAAGTTGGCTCTACGGTTGCATACACGAGTTTGgcctaataaaataaattgtggTCAGAATTAAACGGCAGGAAGCAGCTTCTTCTGATGGTCATTAttcattaaaaacaaaaaggatAGGGCTATCCAAGAACCTTTGTGGTTAGCATTATTCCAGGATTCTATTCCTTACAAACATCAATCAGTTCCACTTCTCTCACCAATGCTGCAAAACCGTTAATGATGTCTTCTTTTATTGCTCTTCATGGCCTGCATGGCTCTCTTCTTAAATCACAGTTCCTAGGTCAAGATAACCTCACTCATCTTTACCCTCGCAAAAAGGCTTACAACATTCACACTAAACCAGTAACAACACAACCATGTGCTAAATTTGACCTGGTGCAAATCTTGGGAGGAAGAGGACTATGTAATGGAGAAGAAGGCCTTCAGCAAGAGCTAAAGAAGCAAGTCGGTGCTGATGAGAAGACACCATCATCAACAGCAAGTGAGAAGGAACAAGAGGAGAACTCAGCAACACAGGCCTTGGCAAGTGTTGCTGCGGAAGATGGTTTTGACAAGGAACTGATGGGGTTGACTGGGGGGTTTCCAGGGGGTGAGACGGGGTTGAAAAAGTTCATTCAGGAAAACCCTCCTCCAAAACCAGTTCAAGGGAGCAAAAGTGTGAAACTGGCACTGTCAGAGAAGCCAAAACCACCAGAACTGCCTCTGTTGTTGCCAGGGATGATTGCCATTGTAAAGAACCCAAATAACCCTTTTTACATGTACTGTGGGATTGTGCAAAGAATCACAGATGGGAAGGCAGGGGTTCTCTTTGAAGGAGGGAACTGGGACAAGTTGATCACGTTCAGATTGGAAGAACTTGAGCGCAGAGAAAAAGGCCCTCCAATGAAGAACCCCAAGTCTGCTGTTCTTGAACCGTTTCTAGAAAAGAAATCATAGTTCAGCACTTTGTTTTCAACTTGCCAATGATGTTCACTTCTGTGTCATATATGTATGTATCTGCCTTTCTGACAAATAAAGCACAGCTGATGATTGCTCTTagatgttcttttttttttgttgaaatggtaagaagaaagaACTTCCTTATGCTGAACATGTATATTTGTGTAAActtctgtaaaaaaaaaaggttgtaTACTTCAGTGAGTTTTAGTGTTCTCTGTGTGTAGCCTAACTCAAGAATCAACTGCAGAATTGTTATATCTGGAAAAAGATTAATCATGACTTTTTATTGAGTGCTAGCTAACACATGATTGGCAAATGACAGCTAAAACCAATGTATATTGTTCTTAAGTAacacttaaaattaaaaagcaaATTGGACTGAACTTTGAAGTAGTCACATGAAAGAGTTTGTATGACTAAGAACTCAGTTTTATTAGAAACAGATTCTACACATACCAAGAGAACCAAGAGAAATGTTGATAATATCCATCATAccaaaaatttgtaaaaaaattcaaaatgttaTGTTTTCATATTACAGTTAATGAGTACTAGGAAAACAAATGAATGATATTTAActcaattattattaaatgtttcTTATATGTGTAACGATGAACAAGAACGAAAAAAATTTCAcctaaataatttttgttttctaaaataaaatgcttgtagttttttaagatttattttaaaatttattttaaaattctttttttttaaatattgtttctGTTTGTAAAACTGgaataaacagaaaaaaaatgagaatcTTGGTTGCATGGCTATGATGATATTTAGATTTTCAACatgaaactaaaaaatatatagattaTTTTCCCTATgaaattgtttattatttttcgtGGTTTGTGTTTTTCAGGGAAAAGATGTGATGGGACTTGTAGAAGCACCACATTCAAAAGATTTCTTTGTTTAATTTCTTTTGATGTTTATGATTTTCTTATcatacataaattaaatttaaagttgaaAATTATCCACAGTTTTTACATCTTGATGAAGCACTCACTAAGTGCTTCCTCATCTCATGATTACAATAGTGAAGATTCTCATGATCAATGTGGTAGTACTGTTGTAAATCAACTACCATTTGTTCGACCAGCACAAACCTACTCACCGGATGAATTTACCACGATGTTTATCTAGGaacctgttttttttttttccttttctggaAAATGGTTCATTCAACATTTACCACATGGAGTCACAGGTCATTTTGATCTATACACGTTTTCTCTTGAAGAAATCAAGTCTCTACCGAAGAGAGATGTAGAAGTTGTTGTTGTTCAACGTAGTTTAGAGGAGGATGTGCCAAAGGTTCACTCTAGTTCTGTTCTGGGATGGCATTTAGTTGCTATAGAGTTTTTTCCTCAAAGAAAAGTTGAGTTAGACGCAGTGAAACTAGTaataaacttaattttatttacaattaATAGCTTTATTGGACTGTAATAATgaataaattcattgttttaatataattgtatttatttggGTCTTAACTATTAGTTgtgttaattttgtattttagaaTAGATAGTCTAAGAAAGTATCTACTTTTATGAATGAGcaaaatatgcaaaagtctaaGTTActtaattgaatcaaaacaggaaaaaaaattgaggaaaagaataacaaaataaaatcttTTGCAAAATCGCAGAAACAAAATTGGAATCAAATCTTTTGTAAAGTACAAGGAAACATAATCCAAGAATTCTAGAAAGTTGGAAACTAAGAATCTTTTAACAAAATCTAAACCATAATATTTTCCTATAAAAACACACAAGCCTCAACGAGAAAGAATCAAGCTTCATAAGATTTTCTTAGTTTTCTTTGTgattcttttgttttgtctcCGCATGGAAGACTAAACTTCTTTGTGTTATTCCCTTTGTAATTCCTTATTGAATTATGAGGTTTTTGAgaaatgaaatttttattttgaaattctctATTACAGTTGTGCTATACCATCTAATACCTAGAAAACTGGTTTTTATGAGAGATTGTACTTAAACACATTATTTAGAGTCTTCCttgtcttaaactttggtttcttagttcacattattttgattaatttcTTTGATgtatgattcaagagagaggagataagcattcccatgaAATATatgcatggaacaaagtgggtactgattaaaccagtagatGCATACTTTAttggtgagcttcaagttgaATTTGGTTTAGCTTTGTTTGAAGATTGAGAAAGAACTGGCCTTTAGAGAACCTGTAAAGagttcaatggtggaagaacttggggatcgaatgttttttatttattgttttaataatttattttatgtttactagtaaacaaattaaaaaactgttttttaactTTTCCTGTTGGCAAATAGATTCTAAACAATGTTTTACTGATTTCACTATTGTATTCGTTGGAAAACAATTTGGGATTATCTAACAACAACTATACTATCATCTTTCTAACGTTAGACGGTTTATCATTGGTTAGACAATCTACGctgaaatcattttaatttgacaACACAACAACATCTATCAATTGGGAGCAGAGGAAGTTCTTGGTACACATCGGAATGCTTCCATTGAGCCCCCTGAGCCAATTTTTGTTCAAGAGCATCCATCTGTAGATGATCTTCAAGTTCTTGATCAAGAGTCTACAAAACCTAAAGAGATATCTCAACACTTGGAGTTTGTGCTTTCACCTAAACCTTTTTTTCCTGGTAGATTGGTTCAAGATGTTCCCAATGCTATGCTCAACTCAATTCAGTTGATGATCCAATAAGATATGAAATCTGAACGAGACGTTATCCAACAACGTGTAATAGAGATGGAAGAGAGAATGCAAAGACAAACAAAACATATTGTTGCATCCTTTACTACTCAAATACAAAATTCTTTTACAAAAATCCTCAATCAATGAAGAGCACAGTTTGCACCACAATAACCCTTCAACCCACATCCATGATTATCTCTTCCTTGAACCCTTTTGACAGAAAATGGTTGTGTTCTTCTTGTTTGTTCTAGTTGTTCTTGTTTTTTAGTTCCTTTATGAACTCTTTCTGTGTTATATTTATTGTGCTTAGTTGATTTTGTTTATGTACACAAACACATGAACATATAATACAACATGtttctttgtttcttcttctttttgtgCATAATCTCCAATACTCTTATTAATGTTTTTGTATTGTTAttagaatttataatttttgtcatcataaaaaagaattattaagATACTAGATGGTCTAATAATCTATAGACGGTTTAATACCCTATTAGACAGTCTtggaagattaaaaaaatttgaattattttctaGAAATAGGTTGTAGAACAAACTTGAGGATGTAGTTCAGTTTAGACTattcatataaataaatcattgaaaaaggaaataaaaaagaaaaagatatgcAAGAGcacataaaaaaaagaaaaagtttaatCTTGTACCACACACTACATGGAATGGTACATAACTAATTcgatatattttttcttagtgTGTCACAAAGGCTACTGCACCCAAAACATTATTAACATAAGCAAACTTTACAACCGTCATCCATACTATATTTTACATGATTTTCATGACAATGAATACAATGACAATTTTGTCAAAACAAAATGAATCAAGTTTTGTGTGAAAAAAGTGGGTCAAAAACCTAAACAAACATTCAAACAACATTATTATCAATGTTAAAATCATATCAATTGACTCACTTTGTCACTCCTAAcgataatataaaatataaaaataatttttcttcaatAATTTTTATCCTCACTTTTGTTCTAACCCAAGGGTGCAACTCTTACAACCTAAATAAGTTTGCAAAATGTAAAAATACCGTATAAAAcacaatataaataatttttttaccataATATCATATCATTCAATCATTCCAAAATGTGTCAAAAAAATTAACAACATCACATTTCTGCTTTCTCACAAGCATAATAACTTTTATTGTGTTTCACCAACATTAAACATTTTAAGTACACATCCATTGcaacaaaacttaaaaaaatacactAACTAAATCCttgttaacatattttttacaaacATATAAACTAAATCCTACATATGCTAAACCAATTTTCAATTCACTTGTTTATACCAATTCCAATTTTATATACATTCATAAACATAAGTAAAATTTCCAAACACGCGATTAGGTAACACAACCATAACTTAAGGCTAAAAGGGTTTCGAAGCCACTAATCTTCGTACAAAAGGTCGTCTTCTGAGGGATACAAATCTTGTGCAATTTCCATTTGCACACTCTCTTTGTAAAATGGACAAAGACAAATTCCAATAAGTTGATTCAAGGAAATACTATTGTTCTATACTAGATTTGAATGTTTTGGTGCTAGATAGAAACTCGATATACCTTGCAGTTGTGTCAAAATGCTTCATACCCTTGGATACGAAGGTAAAATGTCAGTGAACACATTTCTAGAAGctaaatgttatttttcttttatatatatgtgGCTTATACACTGTTTAATTGCATTGAAATTTTTGCAACCTCAATTTAAGAGGTTCCACAACGATGCCTGTGATATATTAACTTTGAAAGTCAATATGATTATTTGTTGTGAATTAAGTGAAGATAAACTAATCACATTCTTAATATCTGTTTGGGCTATTAGTCAACAATGTTCACTGTTTGGTGAACTACATTTACACCCGTTATGTTTTATTAGTTTTGTTAATATTACTTTCGAGACTCCTTTATTGTTTGACAATACTTTTATCCCATTTGATTTAACAACACTAGGTTGTCATTTCATTTTGATGTTCAATGACCAATCTATCAGTTAGAATAGTTTATATTATCTTTTGAACCAAAAGTTGTTTTGTGTTGTATCTATCGGGAACTTATTTACAAATTTTGACACATATTTTGCATAAACAAAATTTCTAAATAAGTATAAActctatataaatataaattttaaattatttaatatcctaCCAAACATGTCATACATTAGGTCTATACCAAACTTGTCATAATTTTGGGGTGAAGCTAAAAGTTATTTtgctttttttatatatgtggCTTATACACTGTTTAATTGCATTCAAATTTTTGCAACCTCAACTTCAGATGTTCCACAATGATGTTTGTGATAAATTAACTTTGAAAGTCAATCTGATTATTTGTTGTGAATTAAATGTGTATAAACTAATCATATTCATAATCTTTGTGTTGTGTTGTTAGTCAACAATGTTCACTGTTTGGTGAACTATATTTACATCCATTGTGTTTTATTAGTTTTGTTAATATTACTTTTGAGACTCCTCTGTTGTTTGACAATAATTTTATGGGTTTTTGACTATTATGgggtttttttttgtttttactaaaatggggtctatttaaaaaaattacaaatttaggcaagtagtgccaatttgacacgacttcatatgcacaaattgtcccaatttgacacgactctgccatgtcatactgaagtcgtgccaacttggcacgacttctgccacgtcataacttttttttaaaattttattgtttatatattgggtagtaagttatgtaatgttaaaaattaatttgatacataattttctaagagtgttagttttaaggaaaataaattggataatcgtgtatcacaattttattgtttttctgaagtaataatttttttttatcacaattcaaataatacattttttaaacctgtttatttttttaatgtcatttatattaaaatataaaaaggtataagtactgtaattattttgaaataattaaataatttaaaaataattatataaattttaaataagtcaaataatataaataatttgtaattattttgaaataattaaataatttaaaaataattatatatccaATTTTtggttccttaaaactaacactcttagaaaattatgtatcaaattaatttttaacattacataacttactacccaa harbors:
- the LOC137818704 gene encoding NAD(P)H-quinone oxidoreductase subunit S, chloroplastic, with the protein product MMSSFIALHGLHGSLLKSQFLGQDNLTHLYPRKKAYNIHTKPVTTQPCAKFDLVQILGGRGLCNGEEGLQQELKKQVGADEKTPSSTASEKEQEENSATQALASVAAEDGFDKELMGLTGGFPGGETGLKKFIQENPPPKPVQGSKSVKLALSEKPKPPELPLLLPGMIAIVKNPNNPFYMYCGIVQRITDGKAGVLFEGGNWDKLITFRLEELERREKGPPMKNPKSAVLEPFLEKKS